Proteins found in one Gammaproteobacteria bacterium genomic segment:
- the hisI gene encoding phosphoribosyl-AMP cyclohydrolase: MFGSRDSIEQVEEGNELAPKFDENGLIPVVTTDITSGELLMMGYMNAEAFTKTIETGEAHYWSRSRDVLWHKGATSGLVQKVAEMRIDDDQDTVWLRVDVAGGASCHVGYRSCFYRSIPIGKPSTDAPLTLTYHETEKVFDPVKVYGDAPNPTKL, translated from the coding sequence ATGTTTGGTTCTCGTGACAGTATTGAGCAAGTTGAAGAAGGAAATGAACTTGCCCCCAAATTTGACGAAAATGGCCTAATACCGGTCGTCACTACGGATATTACATCAGGCGAGTTACTGATGATGGGATATATGAATGCTGAAGCATTCACGAAAACGATTGAAACTGGTGAAGCGCATTATTGGAGTCGTAGCCGAGATGTATTATGGCATAAAGGTGCAACCAGTGGTCTTGTGCAAAAAGTAGCAGAAATGCGTATTGATGATGATCAAGACACGGTATGGCTGCGAGTTGATGTAGCTGGCGGTGCGAGCTGCCACGTTGGTTATCGATCTTGTTTTTATCGTTCAATCCCAATTGGGAAGCCTAGTACTGATGCGCCGTTGACATTGACTTATCACGAAACTGAGAAAGTATTTGACCCTGTTAAGGTTTATGGGGATGCGCCAAATCCTACCAAACTGTAA
- a CDS encoding DUF4332 domain-containing protein, translating to MSYLVQEISLFLLGAFIIGVVYGWIVRGIRAQRDLNNVLDRHEQEIAQLRNENALLADRVEQLELIPASGAGEDWQDEYPLNEIKDIEASTLSKLASIQVNTTKDLWKLCNNEDAVYDLAEKIGVEDFAIQRWVSISQLLRVANIEADDAVLLEATEIYSLEDLSNQKPVRLGEKLAKNNEREKILSELPDESKLSGWIEHSQHILNLNS from the coding sequence ATGAGTTATTTGGTTCAAGAGATTTCACTGTTCCTATTAGGCGCTTTTATTATTGGTGTCGTTTACGGGTGGATAGTGCGTGGTATTCGTGCGCAGCGTGATCTGAATAATGTACTCGATCGTCATGAGCAAGAGATTGCGCAATTACGAAATGAAAATGCGTTGCTTGCTGACCGTGTTGAACAACTGGAGTTGATTCCTGCGAGTGGTGCGGGTGAAGATTGGCAAGATGAATACCCGTTAAATGAAATTAAAGATATAGAAGCATCGACGTTATCTAAACTAGCAAGCATACAAGTAAATACAACCAAAGATTTATGGAAGTTATGCAATAATGAGGATGCAGTTTATGATCTTGCTGAAAAAATTGGCGTAGAAGATTTTGCAATTCAACGCTGGGTATCAATTTCGCAGTTACTTCGTGTTGCTAACATTGAAGCGGATGATGCAGTGCTATTGGAAGCTACTGAGATTTATTCGTTAGAGGATCTTTCTAATCAAAAGCCAGTAAGGCTAGGTGAGAAGCTGGCTAAAAATAACGAACGCGAGAAAATTCTCAGTGAATTGCCAGATGAGTCAAAGTTGTCAGGTTGGATCGAGCATTCGCAGCACATTCTTAACTTAAATAGTTAG
- a CDS encoding YceI family protein: MRALILFICHLLFIPCFASQQWTSIQDDKSIQFTASYDEVAFNGVFSKSTSTISIDLQDLENSYINCTIDVTSINTNSRDRDQALADSDWFYFNNFPQASFNSTHISHIEDDRYNIIGILQIRDQKKQITFPLEWKVTDNKHAHARAQFELDRRDFNIGNGEWAEDETIGFGVSVAISINYKPG, from the coding sequence ATGAGAGCACTCATACTGTTTATTTGCCATCTACTTTTCATACCTTGTTTTGCGTCGCAGCAATGGACATCTATCCAAGATGACAAATCAATTCAATTTACCGCAAGCTATGACGAAGTCGCTTTTAATGGAGTATTTAGCAAGTCCACATCAACTATTTCTATAGATCTGCAAGACTTAGAAAATAGCTATATTAATTGCACTATAGATGTAACTTCAATTAACACTAACAGTCGAGATAGAGATCAAGCACTAGCTGATTCTGATTGGTTCTATTTTAATAATTTCCCACAAGCCAGCTTTAACAGCACACACATTTCACACATTGAAGATGACAGATACAATATTATTGGCATTCTCCAGATACGTGACCAGAAAAAACAAATAACTTTCCCCTTAGAATGGAAAGTAACTGATAACAAGCATGCGCATGCACGCGCTCAATTTGAATTAGATCGACGTGATTTTAATATCGGAAATGGTGAGTGGGCAGAAGATGAAACCATCGGCTTTGGTGTCAGTGTTGCAATATCGATAAACTATAAGCCTGGTTAA
- a CDS encoding cytochrome b — protein sequence MSWGNSAKHWGLVSRILHWFMAIAIIFMFALGATMINMRLSPVKLEMFMIHKSIGILLLATVTVRILWRLLNPAPKPSQALSKSQRKTVLFGQLLMYALMICIPLSGWVINSAANFPLQWFGLFEIPSITKPNINTEELAKTTHFVLVCTLGTVVLIHITAALHHHFIRKNDILKRML from the coding sequence ATGAGCTGGGGAAATAGCGCCAAACATTGGGGCCTAGTAAGCCGCATACTTCATTGGTTCATGGCCATTGCAATCATTTTTATGTTTGCGCTTGGCGCCACTATGATCAACATGCGCTTATCACCAGTAAAACTAGAAATGTTTATGATTCACAAGTCTATAGGCATACTGTTACTAGCCACAGTCACTGTTCGTATCCTATGGCGATTACTCAATCCGGCCCCAAAGCCTTCGCAGGCACTTTCAAAATCACAGAGAAAAACTGTCTTGTTTGGACAGTTACTCATGTATGCTTTGATGATATGCATTCCACTTAGCGGATGGGTAATTAATTCGGCAGCTAATTTTCCTTTACAGTGGTTTGGTTTATTTGAAATCCCATCAATCACAAAACCCAACATTAACACCGAAGAATTAGCGAAAACTACTCACTTTGTTTTAGTCTGCACATTAGGCACGGTTGTGCTGATACATATTACTGCTGCATTGCACCATCATTTCATACGAAAAAATGATATTTTAAAACGTATGCTATAA
- a CDS encoding YceI family protein, producing MIPTVKRLLFLLILGFISSTSFAANYQLEPVHTQILFFCDHLGFSKSQGEFLKFDGTFSFDPENPQASTIEVTINTDSIDMDDQKWNDHMKNEDFFDVENFPAMTFTSTNVEPLENSKMNVHGDLTILGKTETVVLNVMHNKSGKHPFSGKYTAGFSATTQIKRSLFGMTYGLPALGDDIEIRLEVEGQKIAE from the coding sequence ATGATCCCAACAGTTAAACGATTATTATTTTTACTAATCCTAGGATTCATTAGCAGTACTAGCTTTGCTGCAAATTACCAATTGGAACCAGTACATACTCAAATATTATTTTTTTGTGATCACCTAGGCTTTTCAAAATCGCAGGGTGAGTTTTTAAAATTTGACGGTACGTTTTCATTTGATCCAGAAAATCCCCAAGCATCAACCATAGAAGTCACCATCAATACAGACAGCATTGATATGGACGATCAGAAATGGAACGACCACATGAAAAATGAAGATTTCTTTGATGTAGAAAACTTCCCTGCTATGACTTTCACCAGCACCAATGTGGAACCACTAGAGAATAGCAAAATGAATGTACACGGTGATTTAACTATACTTGGAAAAACTGAAACAGTGGTATTAAATGTTATGCACAATAAATCTGGAAAACACCCTTTTTCGGGCAAATATACAGCTGGATTTTCCGCGACAACACAAATTAAACGCTCTTTATTTGGTATGACATATGGTCTTCCAGCATTAGGCGATGACATCGAGATTCGTTTAGAAGTCGAAGGACAAAAAATAGCAGAATGA
- a CDS encoding zinc-finger domain-containing protein, protein MNNALENGQAIRVSPDQATVCCRGASGALGHPAVYLTFADQSTVQCYYCGCVYTRAHAGNEHPCKAE, encoded by the coding sequence ATGAATAATGCGTTAGAAAATGGGCAGGCTATTAGGGTAAGCCCAGATCAAGCAACTGTCTGCTGTCGAGGAGCAAGTGGAGCGCTTGGACATCCTGCGGTTTATCTTACTTTTGCCGACCAATCGACGGTGCAGTGTTACTATTGTGGGTGTGTGTATACACGAGCTCATGCCGGTAACGAGCATCCATGTAAAGCAGAGTAG
- a CDS encoding DsrE/DsrF/DrsH-like family protein: MSNKISIMLISGKREQLQMAAMVASVGAVSGNDVTVFLSMNALEFFKKDSDLKAPADGPMGSLLEEKNAPGYMELFESAVELGDAKIYPCSMAVDIMGLSNDDLVDYVSESLGLTKFLDDASEGQVWTF, from the coding sequence ATGTCTAATAAGATAAGTATTATGCTTATATCTGGTAAGCGTGAGCAGCTTCAAATGGCTGCTATGGTTGCATCAGTTGGCGCAGTAAGCGGTAATGATGTCACAGTTTTTCTCTCAATGAATGCTTTGGAATTTTTTAAAAAAGACAGTGATCTAAAGGCGCCAGCCGATGGCCCAATGGGCAGCTTACTAGAAGAGAAAAACGCACCGGGATATATGGAACTATTTGAATCAGCAGTTGAATTGGGTGATGCAAAAATTTACCCATGTTCAATGGCGGTAGATATTATGGGTCTAAGTAATGATGATCTTGTCGATTATGTGTCAGAGTCTCTAGGACTGACAAAGTTTTTAGACGATGCATCTGAAGGCCAAGTGTGGACATTTTAA
- a CDS encoding sulfurtransferase TusA family protein, with product MADRKIVDAKNTFCPGPLMELIANMKQAEVGDELVVLSTDEGSANDIPEWINKVGHEVLESSEDSGVWSIVVKKTK from the coding sequence ATGGCGGATAGAAAAATAGTAGATGCAAAGAATACATTTTGCCCTGGTCCTTTGATGGAGCTAATCGCAAATATGAAACAAGCTGAAGTTGGAGATGAATTAGTTGTATTGTCTACGGATGAGGGCTCAGCAAATGATATCCCTGAGTGGATTAACAAAGTAGGTCATGAAGTACTTGAAAGCTCAGAAGATTCAGGTGTCTGGAGCATTGTGGTTAAGAAAACCAAGTAA
- a CDS encoding FAD/NAD(P)-binding oxidoreductase, whose product MKILIVGGGMGGTILANNLARKMRHDLKSGKASITMLSASDKHMYQPGLLYVAVGKMNPTELYRDQVSLLEPSIEFKVDPVVEFNLDDNNVKAKSGNTYNYDIIVIATGSRTHAEGTPGLAEYAEQFYTEADAVKMYKKLESFEGGKVVVAVGVPHKCPMAPLEITFMLVDYFKQRGIWDKVQLHYTYPIGRTHSLEPVAKWATPEFERLGITYETLFNMKEVNANSVLSEEGTEAEYDLLITVPAHKGMQVIEDAGLGAGGFIPTDRKRLNMEGRENVYVLGDTTNLPISKAGSTAHFEAEALAENIASMVTIGSATRDYDGKVFCFIEAGEGKATYAMFNYQNPPDPKAPTAGIHMFKTAYNKMYWASARGLL is encoded by the coding sequence ATGAAAATCTTAATCGTCGGTGGCGGAATGGGTGGAACCATCCTTGCTAATAATCTGGCTCGTAAAATGAGGCACGACTTAAAATCAGGTAAAGCTAGCATTACAATGCTATCAGCATCTGATAAGCACATGTATCAGCCCGGATTGCTGTATGTGGCAGTTGGAAAAATGAACCCAACTGAACTGTATCGTGATCAGGTTAGTTTGTTGGAGCCCAGTATTGAATTTAAAGTAGACCCCGTCGTTGAATTTAATCTAGATGATAATAATGTTAAAGCTAAAAGTGGAAATACTTATAACTACGACATCATTGTGATTGCAACAGGTTCACGTACACATGCTGAAGGTACGCCGGGCCTTGCAGAATACGCTGAACAGTTTTACACCGAAGCTGATGCAGTAAAAATGTATAAGAAACTAGAGTCTTTTGAAGGTGGGAAAGTTGTCGTTGCTGTTGGTGTGCCGCATAAGTGCCCAATGGCCCCGCTTGAGATTACTTTCATGTTGGTTGACTATTTCAAGCAACGCGGTATCTGGGACAAAGTTCAGCTTCATTACACATACCCTATTGGTCGAACTCACAGTCTAGAGCCTGTTGCTAAATGGGCAACGCCAGAGTTTGAGCGTTTGGGCATTACCTATGAAACTTTATTCAATATGAAAGAAGTGAATGCTAATTCTGTTCTGAGTGAAGAAGGTACAGAAGCTGAATATGACTTACTAATAACAGTGCCTGCCCATAAAGGTATGCAAGTGATCGAAGACGCTGGTTTGGGTGCTGGCGGGTTTATTCCAACAGATCGTAAACGTCTAAACATGGAAGGGCGTGAAAATGTTTATGTTCTTGGTGATACAACTAACTTGCCAATCAGTAAGGCAGGTTCTACAGCTCACTTTGAGGCAGAAGCACTTGCTGAAAATATTGCCTCAATGGTAACTATTGGTTCTGCAACACGTGATTATGACGGTAAGGTATTTTGCTTTATTGAGGCTGGCGAAGGTAAAGCCACTTACGCAATGTTCAACTACCAGAATCCACCTGATCCAAAAGCACCTACTGCGGGTATTCATATGTTCAAGACTGCCTACAATAAGATGTATTGGGCTAGTGCTCGCGGTTTACTCTAA